DNA from Geobacter sulfurreducens PCA:
CCATCCTGGCCGTAGAGGGAAAGGATGAAGGAGCCGTAGGTGGCGAAGATCATCATGGTCCCTATCTGGTCGTAGACGATCAGGTGCGGCAGGCCGTCCGCGCCGAAGAAGGTCCGGATGATCGGCACCCCCAGAAAGGAGGTGTTTCCCAACGGAACGATCAGGAGCAGCACCCCCACGACGGGCCGCGGCCATTGCCAGATCTTCGCCCCGAGCAGCACCAGTCCCACGGAAAGCGCCAGCAGCGCCCAGGGGATGATCGCCGCCGTCACCGCGTCGCGAGTGAAGGCGATTTTGGGGGCGTTGAGGAGGATGAGCGCCGGCAGGCAGACGTTGATGGCGATCTTGTTGAGCACGAAGGGGGTATGTTCCGGCAGCGCCTTGAACCGCCGCAGGAGAATCCCCAGCGAAATGAAGGCTCCGATTATGAGAAAGTTGTGCATGGTTTCTCCCGGCACAGGCTATTCGGATCGCCCGTGCCCATCGTCATTTATACGCCCCGGTCCAATGTGCGACCTGGGAGTCGACCCATTAGCGCCGGCCTTCGGGTTCCGTGACGAATGGATGACCCCCCTTCGGTCAACCCGTGCCATCCGGCGTGAACGCCCGGTAGAAGCGACTGCATATATCTCCGGGGGAGGTGGGCGGCGAAGCTCCCGCCGCACAGGGTGAGGCATAAGGTATGAAATGCCCCGCACCTTGGTGAACTCTGTCCCTAGCGGTACCTGCCTTCCGTACGACATTGTCAGATATAATCAAGATAGCAGTGGTCGAAATATAAATAAAATATATTATAGTTATGAATTGCATAACTTATGTTTATTCAAGGGCCCGGCTATGGATATCCGCCAGTTGCAGTTTTTCGTCGCAATCGTCAGGTTCGGCAGCTTCACCAAGGCCGCGGAGCGGCTGCGCGTGGCTCAGCCGGCCGTGAGCATGGCCATGAAGAGGCTTGAGGAGGAGCTTGACCTTGTGCTCTTCAACCGGCAGGAGCGGAAAGTGTCTCTGACCGCCGAAGGCGAGATCTTTCTGCGGCATGCGGAGAAGATCCTGGAGGAAGTGGCGTCGACGGAAACGGAAATGGAGGAGTTGCGCGGTCTTGCCAAGGGCGAGGTGCGGGTGGGGATACCCCCCATGATGAGCGCCTACTTTTTTCCGCAGATCATCCGGGACTTCTCCAACCGCTATCCGGAGCTGCACCTGAGCGTGTCCGGCGAAGGAGCTTCAAAGATCCAGAAGATGATCCTCGATGGGGAACTCGACATGGGTGTCATTGCTGGCGCGAGTTTTCCCGACACGCTCGAGTTGCGGAGATTCCTGCGGGAAGAGGTGATCGTCTGCGTACCCAAGAACCACCACCTGGCGGAGATGGAACGTCTTCCGCTGCAGGAATTCGCCCGCCATCCCCTGATTTTCTACAAGGAAGGGTACTACCTGCGGGAGCTCGTTTTCGACGTCATGAGAGGGGCGGGGCTCAATCCGGCCATCAGGTTCGAGACCAATCTCTACACCCTGGTCAAGTCGCTCATCCGGAAAGGGATGGGCATTTCGGTTTTCTTGAGAATGGTGGTTGAGGAAGACGACGATCTGGAGGCGATTCCCCTGGACCCGCCCCTGTACCTGGATCTCCAGATCGCCTGGAAAAAATACGGTTATCTGTCGCGGGCAAACCGTGCGTTTGTTGATTTTCTGCTGGAGCAGAGCGCCAGGGCGCATCAACCGGTCGGCTCGTGTCCCGCGCGGTTGGTTCCTGCTGGTTGAAGATGGCTTCCCGCGTACACCCCTCTTGCCTTTTCGGCCCATTTCCTCTTTGGCCCGGCCCCTTGGTAGGCGGCCATCGACACGATGCGCGGCGCCGTGTTGTCGGCAGGCCTATGCTGGCTGGAGCGTTTCATGGTTCAGGCCTAAAGGAATACGCCGTGTGGCACAACGACAAATAATCAGATAATTCGGCCACGCCCCCCGGGTGATGCCGGACCGTGCCCGGAACGGCTGACTCTGTCCGATTTGAGATCCGGTCTTGTCCTCATGGGTGAAATGATGTTATGTTGTCATGACAACATAATGTTAACGCTGGAAAGGATGCCCGCGTGCTGGACCCGCACAGTCGCATGCCGTTGTATCATCAAATCGAGAGTCATCTCCGGGAGGTCATCAGGAGCGGCAAGTGGCAGGCCGGCGAAGCGATTCCTCCCGAAAGGCTGCTGATCGAGCAGTACGGGGTCAGCCGGATCACGATCCGCCAGGCCCTGGCAAATCTCGTGGCTGCCGGGCTGCTCTACCGGAAGCATGGGCGGGGGACTTTTGTGGCCGGCGCAAAAGAGCGGCCCATAACCGAGTCGCTGGCCAACCTGACGGGCCACCTGGAAGAGTTGCAGCTGCGCGGACTTGATCCCCGGGTCAGGGTGCTGGCGCTGGAGACCCGACCCATGATCGCCGAAGTGGCTGAGGCCCTGCAGCGAAGTCCCGGCGCCGAAGGGTGGTACCTGTACCGGATCGTCACTGTGGAGCAGCAGCCGCTCATGCTTTCGACCGTGTGGCTTCCCTGCGACCTTGGGGTAGAGCTGAACGAGGAACTCCTGAAACAGCACGGCATGGCCCTGCTGCTGACCCACAACGGCATCGCTCCTCTACGCGGCAGCCAGCGGATCGGCGCCATGAGTGCCGGACCGGAAGAGGCGCGCCTGCTGGGGGTGCGGGCCGGTGAAGCGGTCTTGCGTGTCAGCAGGGTCATCCACGGCGCTGCCGACCGTCCGCTCGTGTGGTTCAGGACGCTCTACCGCTCTGATCGCTACGAATACGAAGTCGAACTGAAGAGAGGCAGGCCGCACGCATGATCATGACCACGCTGGAAATATTCCTGATTGCAATAACGGCCGGCGTTGCCGGCGCCATCCTGGGCCTGGGCGGGGGAATCATCATCGTGCCGGCCCT
Protein-coding regions in this window:
- a CDS encoding LysR family transcriptional regulator is translated as MDIRQLQFFVAIVRFGSFTKAAERLRVAQPAVSMAMKRLEEELDLVLFNRQERKVSLTAEGEIFLRHAEKILEEVASTETEMEELRGLAKGEVRVGIPPMMSAYFFPQIIRDFSNRYPELHLSVSGEGASKIQKMILDGELDMGVIAGASFPDTLELRRFLREEVIVCVPKNHHLAEMERLPLQEFARHPLIFYKEGYYLRELVFDVMRGAGLNPAIRFETNLYTLVKSLIRKGMGISVFLRMVVEEDDDLEAIPLDPPLYLDLQIAWKKYGYLSRANRAFVDFLLEQSARAHQPVGSCPARLVPAG
- a CDS encoding GntR family transcriptional regulator; its protein translation is MPLYHQIESHLREVIRSGKWQAGEAIPPERLLIEQYGVSRITIRQALANLVAAGLLYRKHGRGTFVAGAKERPITESLANLTGHLEELQLRGLDPRVRVLALETRPMIAEVAEALQRSPGAEGWYLYRIVTVEQQPLMLSTVWLPCDLGVELNEELLKQHGMALLLTHNGIAPLRGSQRIGAMSAGPEEARLLGVRAGEAVLRVSRVIHGAADRPLVWFRTLYRSDRYEYEVELKRGRPHA